One genomic region from Euzebya tangerina encodes:
- the secG gene encoding preprotein translocase subunit SecG, which yields MGVFNIVLVVLHVLVSILLILFILLKSGKGGGLSDMFGGGAVGGGGGSTIAEKNLDRLTVLTAVVFAVTTVVLALRLV from the coding sequence GTGGGCGTGTTCAACATCGTTCTGGTCGTCCTCCACGTGTTGGTGTCGATCCTGCTGATCCTGTTCATCCTGCTCAAGTCCGGTAAGGGCGGCGGCCTGTCGGACATGTTCGGCGGTGGCGCCGTCGGCGGTGGTGGAGGCTCGACCATCGCTGAGAAGAACCTGGACCGTCTGACGGTGCTGACGGCGGTCGTCTTCGCCGTCACGACCGTGGTGTTGGCGCTGCGGCTGGTCTGA